CATCCCGAGGAATGCCTGGGTGCGATCGGCAATGAAGCCGCTGCCCAGCTGTATGGATTGGAGATCGTCAAATGGAACGTGCATGATTATAACAATAACCATACCCGCTTTGTAGTCTTGAGCGGCGAGAGCGCACGGCTGGAACTTGATCATAAGACTGCTTTAAAAAATAAAACGACGATGATTATTACATTGCCGTCAAACTTCCCCGGTGCCCTTCATCAGGTGTTGTCCGCATTCATGTGGCGGCAAATCAACCTGTCTAAAATTGAATCGCGTCCAACGAAGACAGGCCTGGGCAATTATTTCTTTATCATTGATGCGGATCAGGTAAAGGATAACGTGTTGATTCCAGGGGTGCAAGCGGAATTAGAGGCACTGGGATGTCATGTGAGTATTATTGGCAGTTACCCGTGTTACAGCGCGGAGGAACGGGCTCGGGTGTAGTGGGAAAAAGGATGTCAGACACTTGAAGCTTTAATGACATGGGGGAGCTGACTCCTCCCCTTTTGTTCAAATTACGATTCTTATTGATTTTCAACATACTCTACCGACAACCAGCCGTGCTCTCTTGCTAATTTCTCACCCACCTCTAATTTCGCCAATAAATTGACTGTTGCTTTCAGTTTATCTAACTCCTCAATTTTTACAATTGCATATGCTCCACGTCCGTTTTCGGTT
This sequence is a window from Lentibacillus sp. JNUCC-1. Protein-coding genes within it:
- the pheA gene encoding prephenate dehydratase, translated to MTKIGFLGPKGTFTEMAARTAFPSGELHACKTIPECMEDVVRGAVDYCIVPIENAIEGSVNLTIDYLVHQQALPIVAEVVVPIKQHLMVHPQHANAWQNVTGIHSHPQAISQCHHFLTGTFPDAGHTFKNSTAEAAQWVKNHPEECLGAIGNEAAAQLYGLEIVKWNVHDYNNNHTRFVVLSGESARLELDHKTALKNKTTMIITLPSNFPGALHQVLSAFMWRQINLSKIESRPTKTGLGNYFFIIDADQVKDNVLIPGVQAELEALGCHVSIIGSYPCYSAEERARV
- a CDS encoding type II toxin-antitoxin system prevent-host-death family antitoxin, which codes for MTNIKPISDLRKYTEVLNEVAEGSPVYLTENGRGAYAIVKIEELDKLKATVNLLAKLEVGEKLAREHGWLSVEYVENQ